A region from the Microbacterium lacus genome encodes:
- the mgrA gene encoding L-glyceraldehyde 3-phosphate reductase — protein MTDSPRFRPDVRELHRPYAAAADRYSATEFRQVGSSGLFLPPISLGLWWNFGDNIPFDNQRAVLRHAFDIGITHFDLANNYGPPYGTAETNFGRMMREDFAPYRDELILSSKAGYDMWPGPYGDHGSRKYLLASAEQSLRRMSVDYVDIFYSHRVDPVTPIEETIGALDTLVRQGKALYVGISSYSAERTATAAAVARSLGTPLIIHQPSYSILNRWVEDGLTGVLAQEGMGAIAFTPLAQGLLTDKYLGDGTAQRAQSRSSLPDRKLSESALEALRSLDVIAKERGQSLAQMAIQWVLRDAVVASALIGASRPEQLDENVAALSGPAFDTAELEQIDALSGRLDVDLWAESAQL, from the coding sequence GTGACCGACTCCCCGCGCTTCCGCCCCGACGTCCGAGAACTGCACCGGCCCTATGCGGCCGCCGCCGACCGCTACTCCGCGACCGAGTTCCGCCAGGTCGGATCGTCCGGGCTGTTCCTTCCGCCCATCTCGCTGGGCCTGTGGTGGAACTTCGGCGACAACATCCCGTTCGACAACCAGCGTGCGGTGCTGCGCCATGCTTTCGACATCGGCATCACGCACTTCGACCTCGCGAACAACTACGGTCCGCCGTACGGCACGGCCGAGACGAACTTCGGCCGCATGATGCGCGAAGATTTCGCGCCCTACCGCGACGAGCTCATCCTCTCCTCGAAGGCCGGCTACGACATGTGGCCGGGGCCGTACGGAGATCACGGCTCGCGCAAGTACCTGCTCGCCAGCGCCGAGCAGTCGCTGCGCCGCATGAGCGTGGACTACGTCGACATCTTCTACTCCCACCGCGTGGATCCGGTGACGCCGATCGAGGAGACGATCGGGGCGCTGGACACGCTCGTCCGCCAGGGCAAGGCGCTGTACGTCGGGATCTCCTCCTACAGCGCCGAGCGCACCGCGACCGCGGCCGCCGTCGCGCGGAGCCTCGGCACCCCGCTGATCATCCACCAGCCGTCCTACTCGATCCTCAACCGCTGGGTCGAGGACGGGCTGACCGGCGTGCTGGCGCAGGAGGGGATGGGGGCGATCGCCTTCACTCCGCTCGCCCAAGGGCTGCTCACCGACAAGTACCTCGGCGACGGCACCGCGCAGCGCGCGCAGAGTCGATCCTCGCTGCCCGATCGCAAGCTCTCGGAGAGCGCGCTCGAGGCGCTGCGCAGCCTGGATGTGATCGCGAAGGAGCGCGGGCAGTCGCTCGCGCAGATGGCGATCCAGTGGGTGCTGCGCGACGCGGTCGTCGCGTCCGCGCTGATCGGCGCGTCGCGTCCGGAGCAGCTCGACGAGAACGTCGCCGCTCTCTCCGGTCCGGCATTCGACACGGCCGAACTCGAGCAGATCGACGCGCTGTCCGGACGGCTCGACGTCGACCTGTGGGCGGAGTCGGCGCAGCTGTGA
- a CDS encoding stealth conserved region 3 domain-containing protein, translating to MAMLSALPVQPRSWAALLERDDIVLDRGVLRLLHEQTTPAQAREEDLLLIAGALEHAGVGILLIRHDVHTVGLAVDVTDAAAAVQALRGLPEPVYVKRKALGAVLAADLEDPSDVPAALRVYRPRMSAQGDLRYDHEVGIRLEFWRFGDDVIEAPHDNAVTRRITAASDLSFVDVVRHGRSFRTIAGMFDVHPGEFTHDVDMVFSWVDGSSTDFQRQRAAQMAEYVVGEGDDGPARYRHVDELRYALRSVHMYAPWVRRIFIATDSPAPAWLLDHPKVTIVRSEEFFGDTSVLPIHNSHAVESQLHRIDGLAEHFLYSNDDMFFGRPVQPELFFSPAGITRFVECGIRIGAGGPQTHRSGHDNALRVNRALLQERFGRTITRDLEHCATPLRRSVMAELEQAFPEDFARTAASRFRSATDISVTNSLYHYYAQFTGRAIASTKPRVRYVQTTLAASLAGMERLARRRDVDMFCLNDGGAGEMPEELRVRTVTDILERMFPVRAPWERADLSAGSRSAPSAGLSAG from the coding sequence ATGGCGATGCTGTCCGCACTGCCCGTCCAGCCCCGCAGCTGGGCCGCGCTGCTCGAGCGCGATGACATCGTTCTGGACCGCGGCGTCCTTCGACTGCTGCACGAGCAGACCACCCCGGCGCAGGCGCGCGAAGAGGACCTCCTGCTGATCGCCGGCGCGCTCGAACACGCGGGCGTCGGCATCCTGCTGATCCGCCACGACGTGCACACCGTCGGACTCGCGGTCGACGTGACGGATGCCGCAGCCGCGGTGCAGGCCCTGCGCGGGCTGCCCGAACCGGTGTACGTGAAGCGCAAAGCCCTCGGGGCGGTGCTCGCCGCCGACCTCGAGGATCCGTCGGATGTTCCCGCGGCGCTGCGTGTCTATCGCCCGCGGATGAGCGCGCAGGGCGACCTCCGCTACGACCACGAGGTCGGCATCCGGCTCGAGTTCTGGCGATTCGGGGACGACGTCATCGAGGCCCCGCACGACAACGCGGTCACGCGGCGGATCACGGCCGCCTCCGATCTCTCCTTCGTTGACGTCGTGCGGCACGGCCGGTCCTTCCGCACGATCGCCGGGATGTTCGACGTTCACCCGGGCGAGTTCACGCACGACGTGGACATGGTGTTCTCGTGGGTCGACGGCTCGTCCACCGACTTCCAGCGGCAGCGCGCCGCGCAGATGGCCGAGTACGTCGTCGGCGAGGGCGACGACGGGCCGGCCCGCTACCGCCACGTGGACGAGCTGCGGTACGCCCTGCGCAGCGTCCACATGTATGCCCCGTGGGTGCGTCGCATCTTCATCGCGACCGATTCCCCCGCACCGGCATGGCTCCTGGATCACCCGAAGGTCACGATCGTGCGCAGCGAGGAGTTCTTCGGCGACACGTCCGTCCTGCCGATCCACAACTCGCATGCCGTCGAGTCGCAGCTGCACCGCATCGACGGGCTCGCCGAGCATTTCCTCTACTCGAACGACGACATGTTCTTCGGCCGGCCCGTGCAGCCCGAACTCTTCTTCTCCCCCGCCGGCATCACCCGGTTCGTGGAGTGCGGGATCCGCATCGGCGCCGGCGGACCGCAGACGCACCGCAGCGGCCACGACAACGCGCTGCGCGTGAACCGGGCGCTGCTGCAGGAGCGTTTCGGCCGCACGATCACCCGCGATCTCGAGCACTGCGCGACCCCGCTGCGTCGCAGCGTCATGGCGGAGCTCGAGCAGGCGTTCCCCGAGGACTTCGCCCGGACCGCCGCCTCCCGCTTCCGGTCCGCGACCGACATCTCCGTCACGAACAGCCTGTACCACTACTACGCGCAGTTCACGGGGCGGGCGATCGCGAGCACGAAGCCGCGGGTGCGCTACGTGCAGACGACGCTCGCGGCCTCGCTCGCGGGCATGGAGCGCCTCGCCCGCCGTCGCGACGTGGACATGTTCTGCCTGAACGACGGCGGCGCGGGTGAGATGCCGGAAGAGCTGCGGGTTCGGACGGTGACCGACATCCTGGAGCGGATGTTCCCGGTGCGCGCACCGTGGGAGCGCGCGGACCTCAGTGCGGGATCGCGATCGGCTCCGTCGGCGGGGCTGTCCGCGGGCTGA
- a CDS encoding phosphodiesterase has protein sequence MRTAEYPAPERVLLHLSDTHLRAAGSRLFDLVDAREHLARALATIEASGIAPDGIVFTGDLVDLGEGDAYAQLRDLVEPFAARLHTRVFWVMGNHDDRAGLRTHLLGSGGDAPVDRVDELDGLRLITLDTSVPGAHHGELRDEQLAWLARILATPAPLGTIIAMHHPPVPSVLPLAATVELRDQQRLAPVLRGTDVRAIIAGHLHYSTFATFAGIPVSVASSTCYAQDLTVPVGGTRPQDGAQAYNVIHVYDDTVVHSVVPVDAPRTLEYVDAAEARRRLADAGIRQPGAPERISPRTAPPTEPIAIPH, from the coding sequence ATGCGCACCGCGGAGTATCCGGCGCCCGAGCGCGTCCTGCTGCACCTGAGTGACACGCACCTTCGTGCGGCCGGATCGCGGCTGTTCGACCTCGTGGACGCGCGTGAGCATCTCGCCAGGGCCCTCGCGACGATCGAGGCGTCCGGGATCGCCCCGGACGGCATCGTCTTCACGGGTGACCTCGTCGACCTCGGTGAAGGTGACGCATACGCGCAGCTGCGGGATCTCGTCGAGCCGTTCGCCGCACGACTGCACACGCGCGTGTTCTGGGTGATGGGCAATCACGACGACCGCGCGGGGCTTCGGACGCACCTGCTCGGGTCCGGCGGCGACGCACCTGTGGACCGCGTCGACGAGCTCGACGGACTGCGCCTGATCACCCTCGACACCTCGGTCCCCGGCGCCCACCACGGCGAACTGCGCGACGAGCAGCTCGCGTGGCTCGCCCGGATCCTCGCGACACCGGCGCCGCTCGGCACGATCATCGCGATGCACCATCCCCCGGTGCCGAGCGTCCTGCCGCTTGCTGCGACGGTCGAGCTGCGCGACCAGCAACGGCTCGCCCCCGTGCTGCGCGGCACCGATGTGCGCGCGATCATCGCCGGACACCTGCACTACTCCACGTTCGCGACGTTCGCCGGGATCCCCGTGTCGGTGGCCTCCTCCACCTGCTACGCGCAGGACCTCACGGTTCCGGTCGGCGGGACGCGACCGCAGGACGGCGCGCAGGCGTACAACGTGATCCACGTCTACGACGACACCGTCGTCCATTCGGTCGTCCCCGTCGATGCGCCGCGCACCCTGGAGTACGTCGACGCGGCAGAAGCGCGTCGACGCCTCGCGGATGCCGGAATCCGCCAGCCCGGGGCGCCGGAGCGGATCAGCCCGCGGACAGCCCCGCCGACGGAGCCGATCGCGATCCCGCACTGA
- the rsmA gene encoding 16S rRNA (adenine(1518)-N(6)/adenine(1519)-N(6))-dimethyltransferase RsmA, producing the protein MPVTLLGASEIRSLAAGLDVTPTKKLGQNFVVDANTVRRIVQVARVSSGERVVEVGPGLGSLTLAILETGASVTAVEIDHRLAARLPATAAAHGVPADRLDVVDADALRVTELPGEPTVLVANLPYNVSVPVLLHFLEHFPALQRGVVMVQAEVGERLAAAPGSKTYGAPSVKAAWYGPWRLSGMVSRQVFWPVPNVDSVLVSFARDPEPRGTEAERLRTFQIVDAAFQQRRKMLRQAVSAVLGGSAAAASEILERAGVAPTARGEELGVEDFLRIARVA; encoded by the coding sequence ATGCCCGTGACCCTCCTCGGCGCGTCCGAGATCCGCTCGCTGGCCGCAGGACTCGACGTGACTCCGACCAAGAAGCTCGGTCAGAACTTCGTCGTCGACGCGAACACGGTGCGCCGGATCGTTCAGGTCGCCCGGGTCTCCTCGGGGGAGCGCGTCGTCGAAGTCGGACCAGGTCTCGGGTCTCTCACGCTCGCGATCCTGGAGACCGGGGCGAGCGTCACGGCCGTCGAGATCGATCACCGCCTGGCTGCGCGGCTCCCCGCGACGGCCGCCGCCCACGGTGTCCCGGCCGATCGGCTCGACGTCGTGGATGCCGACGCCCTCCGGGTCACCGAGCTCCCGGGCGAGCCGACCGTCCTGGTCGCAAACCTCCCCTACAACGTCTCCGTGCCGGTGCTGCTGCACTTCCTCGAGCATTTCCCCGCGCTCCAGCGCGGCGTGGTGATGGTCCAGGCGGAGGTCGGCGAGCGACTCGCGGCGGCGCCGGGGTCCAAGACGTACGGGGCGCCGAGCGTGAAGGCCGCGTGGTACGGTCCGTGGCGGCTGTCCGGCATGGTCTCGCGGCAGGTGTTCTGGCCGGTCCCCAACGTCGACAGTGTGCTCGTCTCCTTCGCCCGCGATCCCGAGCCGCGCGGCACCGAGGCGGAGCGGCTTCGCACGTTCCAGATCGTCGACGCCGCGTTCCAGCAGCGGCGGAAGATGCTCCGGCAGGCGGTCTCGGCGGTGCTCGGCGGCTCTGCGGCAGCGGCCTCCGAGATCCTCGAACGTGCGGGGGTCGCGCCCACGGCGCGCGGCGAGGAGCTCGGCGTCGAGGACTTCCTGCGGATCGCGCGGGTCGCCTGA